A region from the Nocardioides exalbidus genome encodes:
- the rplT gene encoding 50S ribosomal protein L20 yields the protein MARVKRAVNAQKKRRTTLERASGYRGQRSRLYRKAKEQVTHSLVYSYNDRRKNKGNFRKLWIQRINAAARANGMTYNRFIQGLGLAGIEVDRKILAELAVNDAPAFAALVEAAKAALPEDVNAPKVSA from the coding sequence ATGGCACGCGTGAAGCGCGCAGTGAACGCCCAGAAGAAGCGTCGTACCACCCTCGAGCGCGCCAGCGGCTACCGCGGCCAGCGCTCGCGGCTCTACCGCAAGGCCAAGGAGCAGGTCACCCACTCCTTGGTCTACAGCTACAACGACCGCCGCAAGAACAAGGGCAACTTCCGCAAGCTGTGGATCCAGCGCATCAATGCCGCTGCCCGCGCGAACGGCATGACCTACAACCGCTTCATCCAGGGCCTCGGCCTGGCCGGCATTGAGGTCGACCGCAAGATCCTCGCCGAGCTCGCCGTCAACGACGCCCCGGCCTTCGCCGCGCTCGTCGAGGCCGCCAAGGCCGCGCTGCCCGAGGACGTCAACGCGCCCAAGGTCTCCGCCTGA
- a CDS encoding large ribosomal subunit protein bL35, protein MPKNKTHSGAKKRFKVTGSGKIMRLQAGRKSGAAFASAPTTGSRKKHRRNAGMVELEKGDVARAKKMLGI, encoded by the coding sequence ATGCCGAAGAACAAGACCCACTCGGGCGCGAAGAAGCGCTTCAAGGTGACCGGCTCGGGCAAGATCATGCGCCTGCAGGCCGGCCGCAAGTCCGGCGCTGCGTTCGCCTCCGCGCCGACCACGGGCAGCCGCAAGAAGCACCGCCGCAACGCCGGCATGGTCGAGCTCGAGAAGGGCGACGTCGCCCGCGCCAAGAAGATGCTCGGCATCTGA
- the infC gene encoding translation initiation factor IF-3, which produces MHDQCGQGLPPTRTTGGPISTELRINDRIRVPEVRLVGPNGETVGIVPTDQALKLAVEADLDLVEIAPQGRPPVCKLMDYGKFKYENAQKARESRRNQTNVIIKEMKLRPKIDKHDYETKKGHVVRFLGAGDKVKITIMFRGREQHRPELGFRLLQKLAEDVQELGFVESSPKQDGRNMTMVIGPHKKKADAKIDADAARASKAQERADRQAEEDAEREAAHAAGPVAQKKERRRSENLDADIDV; this is translated from the coding sequence CTGCATGACCAGTGCGGACAGGGACTCCCACCCACCCGAACCACTGGAGGACCCATCAGCACCGAGCTGCGCATCAACGACCGGATCCGCGTACCCGAGGTCCGGCTCGTAGGACCCAACGGCGAGACCGTTGGCATCGTGCCGACCGACCAGGCACTCAAGCTGGCCGTGGAGGCCGACCTCGACCTCGTCGAGATCGCCCCCCAGGGTCGCCCCCCGGTCTGCAAGCTCATGGACTACGGCAAGTTCAAGTACGAGAACGCCCAGAAGGCGCGCGAGTCCCGCCGCAACCAGACGAACGTGATCATCAAGGAGATGAAGCTTCGTCCCAAGATCGACAAGCACGACTACGAGACCAAGAAGGGTCACGTCGTGCGGTTCCTGGGTGCGGGCGACAAGGTCAAGATCACGATCATGTTCCGCGGCCGCGAGCAGCACCGCCCCGAGCTCGGCTTCCGCCTGCTGCAGAAGCTGGCCGAGGACGTGCAGGAGCTCGGCTTCGTCGAGTCCTCGCCCAAGCAGGACGGGCGCAACATGACCATGGTCATCGGCCCGCACAAGAAGAAGGCCGACGCCAAGATCGACGCCGACGCCGCCCGGGCCTCGAAGGCCCAGGAGCGTGCCGACCGTCAGGCCGAGGAGGACGCCGAGCGCGAGGCAGCACACGCCGCCGGGCCCGTCGCCCAGAAGAAGGAGCGTCGCCGCTCCGAGAACCTCGACGCCGACATCGACGTCTGA
- a CDS encoding SseB family protein translates to MPHDDHAHDGELVRTVPDSGFADDSGAADPRVAAALVAHAAGRTSSAEALAALQDARLLVPVVAVLGEVELDAAGLAHDKSSDMAAVLVQAADGSKGLLAFTSTETMSRWDPEARPVPVTTPTAATAAVQDGAEALLVDLAGPATYVLDGDDLTRLAAGWRLVAIGDGPGEGHGWIGPSTE, encoded by the coding sequence GTGCCCCACGACGACCACGCCCACGATGGCGAGCTGGTCCGGACGGTCCCGGACTCCGGCTTCGCCGACGACAGCGGCGCCGCCGACCCGCGGGTCGCAGCCGCCCTCGTCGCGCACGCCGCGGGTCGGACGTCGTCGGCCGAGGCCCTCGCCGCGCTCCAGGACGCGCGCCTGCTCGTCCCGGTCGTGGCCGTGCTCGGCGAGGTCGAGCTCGACGCGGCCGGGCTCGCCCACGACAAGTCGTCCGACATGGCGGCCGTGCTCGTGCAGGCTGCTGACGGCAGCAAGGGCCTGCTCGCCTTCACCTCGACGGAGACGATGTCGAGGTGGGACCCCGAGGCCCGCCCGGTCCCGGTCACGACGCCCACCGCGGCCACGGCCGCCGTCCAGGACGGCGCCGAGGCGCTGCTGGTCGACCTCGCCGGCCCGGCGACCTACGTCCTCGACGGCGACGACCTCACCCGCCTCGCCGCCGGTTGGCGCCTGGTGGCCATCGGTGACGGCCCGGGGGAGGGCCACGGCTGGATTGGCCCCTCGACGGAATGA
- a CDS encoding cellulose synthase, translating to MEASTWAALTAALTVAGAIWTWIAFRRRGAVNGLRALGFTLLPAAAWLTGTLEMVVEIGGSVTDWATSLVFDVRTWVGVGLAGLAVVLYVISGFLRDRQLGKAQAGGGKAATKPGARESLPPSSARAAGGSPIDDDLADIEALLRKRGIE from the coding sequence GTGGAAGCGAGTACCTGGGCCGCCCTGACCGCCGCGCTCACCGTGGCCGGTGCCATCTGGACGTGGATCGCGTTCCGTCGCCGCGGAGCCGTCAACGGGCTGCGGGCGCTCGGCTTCACCCTGCTCCCCGCGGCCGCCTGGCTGACCGGGACGCTCGAGATGGTGGTGGAGATCGGCGGCTCGGTGACCGACTGGGCGACCAGCCTCGTCTTCGACGTACGCACCTGGGTCGGCGTCGGCCTGGCCGGCCTCGCCGTCGTCCTCTACGTCATCAGCGGCTTCCTGCGCGACCGCCAGCTCGGCAAGGCCCAGGCGGGCGGCGGCAAGGCTGCCACGAAGCCCGGGGCGCGCGAGTCGCTGCCGCCCAGCTCCGCGAGGGCTGCCGGCGGGTCCCCGATCGACGACGACCTGGCCGACATCGAGGCCCTGCTGCGCAAGCGGGGCATCGAGTGA
- a CDS encoding amino acid deaminase/aldolase — MSDHFVDRNRLWSRLGTAIGALPDAPATPIAVVDLDAFDANAADLVRRAGGKPVRVASKSLRVPGLIERALAHGGFAGVLAYTVAEALWLHEAGISDDIVVAYPSVDLTALRRLTSSPAAAAAITLMVDDPAHLDIVDETRLSLDVPVRIALDIDAGLRLGGQHIGPKRSPLFDTADVVALARKVVERDGFDLVGVMTYEGQVAGVQDDVPDQRTKSLLVRRLKQASMTQLEVRRREIADALARLADLQFWNGGGSGSVEATAADGAVTEIAAGSGLLVPGIFDHYASFDPRPAAFFGLRVSRKPLPTMATVHGGGLIASGATGEDRSPVPWAPPGLHLTGLEGAGEVQTPLTGHPAALLQIGDLVWFRHAKSGELFEHVRDVHLVRGEAVTDVVPSYRGHGLAF; from the coding sequence GTGAGCGACCACTTCGTCGACCGCAACCGCCTCTGGTCGCGCCTCGGCACCGCGATCGGGGCGCTTCCCGACGCGCCGGCCACGCCGATCGCGGTGGTCGACCTCGACGCGTTCGACGCCAATGCCGCCGACCTCGTCCGGCGGGCCGGTGGCAAGCCGGTCCGGGTGGCGTCCAAGTCGTTGCGGGTGCCGGGGCTCATCGAGCGCGCGCTCGCGCACGGCGGGTTCGCCGGCGTCCTGGCCTACACCGTGGCCGAGGCGCTGTGGCTGCACGAGGCCGGCATCAGCGACGACATCGTCGTCGCCTACCCGAGCGTCGACCTCACCGCCCTGCGGCGGCTCACCTCGTCGCCGGCTGCGGCCGCGGCCATCACGCTGATGGTCGACGACCCGGCCCACCTCGACATCGTCGACGAGACGCGGCTGTCCCTGGACGTGCCCGTGCGGATCGCCCTGGACATCGACGCCGGGCTCCGACTCGGCGGGCAGCACATCGGCCCGAAGCGCTCGCCCCTCTTCGACACCGCCGACGTCGTCGCGCTGGCCCGCAAGGTCGTGGAGCGCGACGGGTTCGACCTCGTCGGCGTGATGACCTACGAGGGGCAGGTCGCCGGCGTCCAGGACGACGTCCCGGACCAGCGCACGAAGTCGTTGCTCGTCCGCCGCCTCAAGCAGGCGTCGATGACGCAGCTCGAGGTGCGCCGCCGCGAGATCGCCGACGCGCTGGCCCGGCTCGCCGACCTCCAGTTCTGGAACGGCGGCGGCTCGGGTTCGGTCGAGGCCACCGCCGCCGACGGAGCCGTCACCGAGATCGCCGCCGGCTCCGGGCTGCTGGTGCCCGGCATCTTCGACCACTACGCGTCCTTCGACCCCCGCCCGGCCGCCTTCTTCGGGCTGCGGGTCAGCCGCAAGCCCCTCCCGACCATGGCGACCGTGCACGGCGGCGGCCTCATCGCGAGCGGGGCGACCGGGGAGGACCGGTCCCCGGTCCCGTGGGCGCCGCCCGGCCTGCACCTGACCGGGCTCGAGGGAGCCGGGGAGGTCCAGACGCCGCTCACGGGGCACCCCGCGGCGCTGCTGCAGATCGGCGACCTGGTGTGGTTCCGGCACGCGAAGTCCGGCGAGCTCTTCGAGCACGTCCGCGACGTGCACCTCGTCCGCGGCGAGGCCGTCACCGACGTGGTGCCGTCCTATCGTGGCCACGGCCTCGCGTTCTGA
- a CDS encoding uridine kinase family protein, translated as MTTPGSLAREVADRALSAPPTLGASRLVCIDGPTGSGKTTLAGALARVVPGTTLVHTDELLHGWDGLPGLAASVDALVRPLAWGEPGSWTRWDWHASAWAETHRVAPGGLLVLDGVGCWSPAIAPFVGLLVWLEADSDLRLERGVARDGEAMREHLLRWRTDEEALHAAHRTREHADLVVSTD; from the coding sequence GTGACCACGCCGGGCTCCCTGGCGCGGGAGGTCGCTGACCGCGCGCTCTCCGCACCGCCCACGCTCGGCGCGAGTCGCTTGGTGTGCATCGACGGGCCGACCGGCTCGGGCAAGACCACCCTGGCCGGGGCGCTCGCCCGGGTCGTACCGGGGACCACGCTCGTGCACACCGACGAGCTCCTGCACGGGTGGGACGGCCTGCCGGGACTGGCGGCCAGCGTCGACGCGCTCGTCCGACCCCTCGCCTGGGGCGAGCCGGGGTCGTGGACCCGGTGGGACTGGCACGCGAGCGCGTGGGCCGAGACCCACCGGGTCGCGCCCGGCGGACTGCTCGTGCTGGACGGCGTCGGCTGCTGGTCACCGGCGATCGCACCGTTCGTGGGCCTGCTCGTCTGGCTGGAGGCCGACAGCGACCTCAGGCTCGAGCGCGGGGTCGCACGCGACGGCGAGGCGATGCGCGAGCACCTGCTGCGCTGGCGCACGGACGAGGAGGCGCTCCACGCCGCGCACCGCACGCGGGAACACGCCGACCTGGTCGTGTCGACCGACTGA